The following DNA comes from Amycolatopsis albispora.
CGAGCAGGGTCTCGTTGACGTCGAACACGCAGAGCACGGCATCCTCCTCGAAGGTACGAGCGAAATGGTACCTCGTAAGGTACGATCTCAGTCGTACCATGTCCATGGGGTGATGGTGATGACCGGCGAGCTGGCGATCCCGCCGATCGACGAGGTCGAACTGGGCACGGTGCTGGCCGCGCTGGCCGACCCGCACCGCCGGCGGGTGGTGCTGGAACTGGCGCGCGGGCAGGACACCGAGCGCGCGTGCGCGTCCTTCGCGCTGCCGAAGGCAAAATCGACGCGCACCCACCACTGGCGGGTGCTGCGCGGCGCCGGCCTGATCCGGCAACGCGACGCGGGCAACGGCACTTTTGTCCGGCTGCGCGACGAGTTCGAGAACCGGTTCCCCGGCCTGCTTTCCCTGCTGTCCAACCTGGACCGCGGCGATCCGCCGCTCAGTGAAGGACGGTGAGCAGACCCTCGACACCACGGCGGAACGCGTCACCGACGCTGTCGACGCCGTCGAGGTGGGCACCGCTCATGGCGCCGTCACGCATCATCACGAAGT
Coding sequences within:
- a CDS encoding ArsR/SmtB family transcription factor, whose translation is MTGELAIPPIDEVELGTVLAALADPHRRRVVLELARGQDTERACASFALPKAKSTRTHHWRVLRGAGLIRQRDAGNGTFVRLRDEFENRFPGLLSLLSNLDRGDPPLSEGR